The Helianthus annuus cultivar XRQ/B chromosome 16, HanXRQr2.0-SUNRISE, whole genome shotgun sequence genome includes a window with the following:
- the LOC110919727 gene encoding uncharacterized protein LOC110919727, giving the protein MANEQTLRQWATRDVPQQPLCINYPTVENFELKSGLIHLLPLFRGLENEDPHKFLKEFHVVCSGMKPHNVTEDQIKLRAFPFALQDSAKEWLYYLPPGSVTTWNELAKLFLDKYFPEVKASILRKEIIGIKQLKREALHTYWERFKKLCARCPQHGITDHQLLQYFCEGLAPLERRLINASSGGALIDKTPTQIRALITSIAEDTKHSAQDDEWYTDVPRTVKEVSTPHIETQLAELTKAVMQLTKDKSAEPQTRACGICLQFGHPTDMCPTLQEDVEQAQALGGYQEQNSRQYEQYQGNQNWGPPNMSYQQRPPQYQQRSPFQGNQQQQSYQSRQQPSAQQQAGSSGMSLEDIVKSLATSTHTFQQETKASIKNLEQQMAQLASSVSKLESQGKLPAQTENNPKHNVSAITLRSGKSYDGPSMQEKEEIVVEKKNRDKTKLQEPVRSEMNFTPIAPFPSRLQSTKKEREEQEIMETFRKVEVNIPLLDAIKQVPRYAKFLKELCTSKKKLKGNETVKVSENISAVLQKRLPPKCKDPGVFTVPSKLGNITVPRAMLDLGASINVLPYSIFKTLNVGPLKRTGVVIQLADRSIVRPKGVLEDILVQVNELVFPADFYVLDMEGDEARNSSYILLGRPFLKTARTKIDVYSGTLSMEFDGELSNHDVQALVSNKNIDEAALKELPEKLKLGEDLMDVTILMNPQKKAKERASKMKSPSIVQKLLPCIEQAPD; this is encoded by the exons ATGGCAAATGAACAAACCCTTAGACAATGGGCGACTCGTGATGTCCCACAGCAGCCCCTTTGCATTAACTACCCTACTGTGGAAAACTTTGAGCTGAAATCCGGACTCATTCACCTATTACCACTTTTCCGAGGCTTAGAGAATGAAGACCCACACAAGTTCCTCAAAGAGTTCCACGTTGTGTGTTCTGGTATGAAGCCACACAATGTCACTGAAGATCAAATCAAGCTAAGGGCATTCCCCTTTGCTCTTCAAGACTCAGCAAAAGAATGGCTATATTACCTACCACCAGGGTCAGTAACTACTTGGAATGAACTTGCAAAGCTGTTTCTAGACAAATACTTCCCAGAAGTCAAAGCTTCGATCCTGCGCAAGGAGATCATCGGAATCAAGCAACTCAAAAGAGAAGCCTTGCACACTTATTGGGAAAGATTTAAAAAGTTGTGTGCTCGTTGCCCACAACATGGCATAACCGATCACCAACTCCTTCAATACTTTTGTGAAGGATTAGCACCATTGGAGAGGCGTTTGATTAATGCCTCAAGTGGAGGAGCTTTAATTGATAAGACACCAACTCAGATTAGAGCTTTGATTACCTCCATAGCTGAAGACACCAAGCACTCGGCACAGGATGATGAGTGGTACACGGATGTTCCACGAACAGTCAAGGAAGTGAGCACTCCTCACATCGAAACCCAACTCGCTGAGCTGACAAAAGCGGTCATGCAACTCACCAAGGATAAGAGTGCTGAGCCACAAACACGAGCTTGTGGAATTTGTCTACAATTTGGACACCCCACTGATATGTGTCCCACACTGCAAGAAGATGTTGAACAAGCACAAGCACTTGGAGGCTACCAGGAGCAAAATTCAAGGCAATATGAACAATATCAAGGCAATCAGAATTGGGGACCTCCTAACATGAGTTATCAGCAAAGGCCCCCACAGTATCAGCAACGCTCGCCCTTCCAAGGTAATCAACAACAACAAAGCTATCAGTCTAGACAACAACCATCTGCACAACAACAAGCGGGAAGCTCAGGAATGTCTTTAGAGGACATTGTGAAAAGTTTGGCAACCAGCACGCATACGTTCCAACAAGAGACTAAAGCTAGCATCAAGAATTTGGAACAACAAATGGCTCAACTTGCTAGCTCGGTGAGTAAATTAGAGTCTCAAGGTAAATTGCCCGCACAAACCGAGAATAACCCAAAGCACAACGTGAGTGCCATTACTTTGAGGAGTGGAAAGAGCTACGACGGTCCGAGTATGCAAGAAAAAGAGGAaattgttgttgagaagaagaaccGGGATAAGACGAAATTACAAGAACCGGTTAGAAGTGAAATGAACTTTACTCCGATAGCTCCATTCCCATCAAGGCTACAAAGCACAAAAAAGGAAAGGGAAGAGCAAGAAATCATGGAGACATTCAGAAAGGTAGAGGTAAATATTCCACTTCTTGATGCCATTAAACAAGTCCCACGGTATGCGAAGTTCCTCAAAGAACTTTGTACATCAAAGAAGAAGCTTAAAGGTAATGAAACCGTCAAGGTAAGTGAAAATATTTCTGCAGTGTTACAAAAGAGACTACCTCCAAAGTGCAAGGATCCGGGTGTTTTCACCGTTCCTTCTAAATTGGGGAATATCACTGTGCCTAGAGCTATGTTGGATCTTGGAGCCTCTATTAACGTCCTCCCATACTCTATTTTTAAAACACTTAATGTAGGACCGTTAAAGAGGACTGGGGTAGTCATTCAATTGGCCGATCGATCCATAGTACGCCCAAAAGGTGTATTAGAAGATATATTGGTTCAAGTGAATGAATTAGTCTTTCCAGCTGATTTTTATGTGCTAGACATGGAGGGTGATGAAGCCCGAAATTCAAGTTATATATTATTAGGGAGGCCATTTTTAAAAACCGCAAGGACAAAAATCGATGTTTATAGCGGCACCCTTTCTATGGAATTTGATGGGGAG TTGTCTAACCATGATGTTCAAGCATTAGTGTCAAACAAAAACATTGACGAAGCTGCATTAAAGGAACTTCCTGAAAAGCTTAAGCTTGGGGAGGATCTAATGGATGTCACGATCCTCATGAACCCGCAGAAGAAAGCAAAGGAAAGAGCATCAAAAATGAAATCACCAAGTATTGTCCAAAAGCTTCTTCCATGTATTGAGCAAGCACCAGATTAA